In one Euzebya rosea genomic region, the following are encoded:
- a CDS encoding limonene-1,2-epoxide hydrolase family protein produces MEIPRGASTIATPDPTSRPDTRTAPPRTATATVEAFLDALRALDVEAARALMAPDIVYQNVPYPPVRGPEATIRVLRLFLVAATGFEVEMHHIASDGDVVLTERVDALTNGPVRVAFWVCGTFEVRDGLITVWRDRFDHVDLAVALLRGLVQAPLRFVRTRTDGNG; encoded by the coding sequence GTGGAGATCCCACGAGGAGCTTCCACGATCGCAACGCCTGACCCCACTTCGAGGCCCGACACCCGCACGGCCCCACCGCGCACGGCCACCGCGACCGTCGAGGCGTTCCTCGACGCCCTTCGGGCCCTCGACGTCGAGGCCGCCCGGGCGCTGATGGCGCCCGACATCGTCTACCAGAACGTGCCCTACCCGCCTGTCCGCGGCCCCGAGGCCACCATCCGGGTGCTCAGGCTCTTCCTGGTTGCGGCCACCGGGTTCGAGGTGGAGATGCATCACATCGCCAGCGATGGGGACGTCGTACTCACCGAGCGGGTCGACGCGCTGACCAACGGCCCCGTCCGCGTTGCCTTCTGGGTCTGCGGCACCTTCGAGGTGCGCGACGGCCTGATCACCGTGTGGCGCGACCGGTTCGACCACGTCGATCTCGCCGTCGCGCTGCTCCGTGGGCTCGTGCAGGCGCCGCTGCGGTTCGTGCGCACGCGCACCGACGGCAACGGC
- a CDS encoding APC family permease → MSVGDAPQRTEDLRIEVDTGAAADERSGGLHRTIGPWLLFFFVLGDMLGGGIYALVGEVGASVGGAIWMPFLAAFVLASLTAFAYVELVTKYPRAAGAALYVNRAFRRPFLTFLVAFAVMCSGITSAAALARGFAGDYLVTFVDAPVQVGALGLIVVLAAINLWGIRESVRFNAACTVIEVIGLLIILVVGTMAIGDGSADLSRNLELSGDGPPLLVVLSGAALAFYALIGFEDSVNMAEEVRDPSRVFPRALFAALGVAALVYLAVTVVASAVVPTDELAASDGPLLEVIRRGPGGVPETMFSGIALFALANGALINLIMASRLVYGMAREGIVPSSLGRVVPGRGTPATAIAFTTALALVLAATGDLGGLADTTVLLLLIVFVVVNVSVLVLRRDEVDHDHFRAPTLAPVLGAVVCLALVTQNEGATWLRAGALMTLGIVVWGANRSTRRASGTREDPTR, encoded by the coding sequence ATGTCGGTCGGTGACGCCCCCCAGCGGACGGAGGACCTTCGCATCGAGGTGGACACCGGCGCCGCTGCAGACGAGCGGTCCGGGGGCCTCCACCGGACCATCGGCCCGTGGCTGCTGTTCTTCTTCGTCCTCGGCGACATGCTCGGCGGTGGCATCTACGCGCTGGTCGGCGAGGTCGGCGCGAGCGTGGGCGGGGCGATCTGGATGCCGTTCCTGGCCGCGTTCGTGCTGGCCTCGTTGACGGCCTTCGCCTACGTCGAACTGGTCACCAAGTACCCGCGGGCGGCCGGTGCGGCCCTGTACGTCAACAGGGCCTTCCGGCGGCCGTTCCTCACCTTCCTCGTGGCCTTCGCGGTCATGTGCTCGGGGATCACCTCGGCCGCCGCCCTCGCCCGCGGGTTCGCGGGGGACTACCTGGTCACGTTCGTGGACGCGCCGGTGCAGGTGGGGGCACTCGGGCTGATCGTCGTGCTCGCTGCCATCAACCTGTGGGGCATCAGGGAGTCGGTCCGGTTCAACGCCGCCTGCACCGTCATCGAGGTCATCGGCCTCCTGATCATCCTCGTCGTCGGGACGATGGCGATCGGGGACGGCAGCGCCGACCTGTCACGGAACCTCGAGCTCAGCGGGGACGGCCCACCGCTCCTCGTCGTGCTCTCGGGTGCGGCGCTGGCCTTCTACGCCCTGATCGGGTTCGAGGACTCCGTCAACATGGCGGAGGAGGTCAGGGACCCCTCGCGTGTCTTCCCCCGGGCCCTGTTCGCCGCGCTGGGCGTGGCTGCCCTCGTGTACCTGGCCGTCACGGTCGTGGCGTCGGCGGTGGTCCCGACCGACGAGCTGGCTGCCAGCGACGGCCCGTTGCTCGAGGTCATCCGACGTGGTCCGGGCGGCGTCCCGGAGACGATGTTCAGCGGTATCGCGTTGTTCGCCCTCGCCAACGGTGCGCTGATCAACCTGATCATGGCGTCGCGGCTGGTCTACGGGATGGCCCGGGAGGGGATCGTGCCGTCCTCGCTGGGGAGGGTCGTCCCGGGACGGGGCACGCCAGCCACCGCCATCGCCTTCACCACCGCGCTGGCCCTCGTGCTGGCGGCGACCGGCGACCTCGGCGGCCTCGCCGACACCACCGTCCTGCTGCTGCTGATCGTCTTCGTCGTCGTCAACGTCTCGGTGCTGGTGCTGCGGCGCGACGAGGTGGACCACGACCACTTCCGGGCGCCGACGCTGGCGCCGGTCCTCGGCGCGGTGGTGTGCCTGGCGCTCGTCACCCAGAACGAGGGCGCCACCTGGCTGCGGGCCGGCGCGTTGATGACGCTCGGGATCGTCGTGTGGGGCGCCAACCGTTCGACTCGCCGGGCTTCCGGGACCCGAGAGGACCCCACCCGCTGA